In the genome of Haemophilus pittmaniae, one region contains:
- a CDS encoding D-sedoheptulose-7-phosphate isomerase, with amino-acid sequence MLQKVKDIYSESIQIQISASSLLSENIANAAQMVMQCLLSGHKVIACGSGRSHANAQLLVANLLNRYDLARPSFPSVLLDLNGAIGNALIFEKARETLYQHQFNAIACPGDLLLAFAPLGSEKTVLNVIENAVEKELRVVALTGANNDTIQGILAAEDLQIAVPATKESRILENHLFVINALCELVDLSLFPSA; translated from the coding sequence ATGTTACAAAAAGTTAAAGATATTTATAGCGAAAGCATTCAAATTCAAATTTCCGCTTCCAGTTTATTATCCGAAAATATCGCCAATGCGGCACAAATGGTCATGCAATGCCTGCTTAGCGGACATAAAGTGATTGCCTGTGGTAGTGGCCGTTCCCATGCCAATGCGCAATTATTAGTTGCGAATCTACTCAATCGCTATGACTTAGCCCGTCCTAGTTTTCCTTCTGTGTTATTGGATCTCAACGGCGCTATTGGTAATGCGTTGATTTTTGAGAAAGCACGGGAAACGCTTTATCAACACCAATTTAATGCCATAGCCTGCCCAGGTGATTTATTGTTGGCCTTTGCGCCGTTAGGCAGTGAAAAAACCGTATTAAATGTGATTGAAAATGCTGTGGAAAAAGAATTGCGGGTGGTCGCACTAACCGGCGCTAATAACGATACAATTCAAGGCATTTTAGCCGCTGAGGACCTCCAGATCGCCGTGCCGGCAACAAAGGAAAGCCGTATTTTGGAAAATCATTTGTTTGTGATCAACGCGTTGTGCGAATTGGTTGACCTCAGCCTATTTCCCAGCGCTTGA
- a CDS encoding YraN family protein, with translation MFSPKRLQGAGFEHQARLFLQAQGLRFVAANQNFKCGELDLIMQDGSTLVFVEVRQRSNDAFGSAVESVDRRKQQKWLDAAALWLAAQGLSLEDTDCRFDLVAFGKTADDIQWFPNFLDE, from the coding sequence ATGTTTTCGCCGAAACGCCTACAAGGGGCGGGTTTTGAACATCAAGCCCGCCTTTTTTTACAAGCGCAAGGCCTGCGCTTTGTAGCCGCTAATCAAAATTTTAAATGCGGTGAATTGGATCTCATTATGCAGGATGGCTCAACCCTAGTGTTTGTGGAAGTCCGCCAACGTAGTAATGATGCCTTTGGTTCTGCCGTCGAAAGCGTTGATCGCCGCAAACAGCAAAAATGGCTGGATGCAGCTGCACTTTGGCTGGCTGCACAAGGTTTAAGTCTGGAAGACACCGATTGTCGTTTTGATTTGGTTGCATTCGGCAAAACCGCTGATGATATTCAGTGGTTCCCTAATTTCCTCGATGAATAA
- the tldD gene encoding metalloprotease TldD, whose amino-acid sequence MLKQVSDSLLAPSHLVQRDLSNIFDRMSHRAIDYADLYFQLSQDESWVLEDGIIKEGGFHIDRGVGVRAISGEKTGFAYADQIDLASLQQCADAAKGIAQTNQGQLLAPQAFHTVQAVPRYAALNPLLGLSKEKKIELLYLVDRTARAEDPRVSRVSASLSAVYEEILVAATDGTLAADIRPLVRLSISVLVEQDGKRERGSCGAGGRFALDWFFDVVEGEMRAVGFAKEAVRQALVNLNAVAAPAGLMPVVLGAGWPGVLLHEAVGHGLEGDFNRKESSLFSGRIGELVTSPLCTIVDDGTLQNRRGSLTVDDEGVPSQCNVLIKDGILQGYMQDKMNARLMGVAPTGNGRRESYAHLPMPRMTNTYMLAGESRFEDLIASVEQGIYAPYFGGGQVDITSGKFVFSTAEAYLIEKGKITKPVKGATLIGSGIEVMQKISMVADETSIDLGIGVCGKNGQSVPVGVGQPALKIDEITVGGTN is encoded by the coding sequence ATGTTAAAGCAAGTTTCAGACAGTCTGTTGGCACCAAGTCATTTAGTGCAACGAGATTTATCTAATATTTTTGATCGTATGTCCCATCGGGCGATTGATTATGCCGATTTGTATTTTCAGTTAAGCCAAGATGAAAGCTGGGTATTGGAAGATGGAATTATTAAGGAAGGCGGTTTTCATATTGATCGTGGCGTTGGGGTGCGGGCGATATCTGGGGAAAAAACCGGTTTTGCTTATGCCGATCAAATCGATTTAGCTTCATTACAGCAATGCGCCGATGCTGCCAAGGGCATTGCGCAAACCAATCAAGGTCAGTTATTGGCGCCACAGGCTTTCCATACGGTGCAGGCCGTACCTCGTTATGCAGCGCTGAACCCGTTATTAGGGTTAAGTAAAGAGAAAAAAATCGAATTATTATATTTGGTCGATCGTACCGCGCGCGCCGAAGATCCGCGAGTAAGTCGGGTTTCTGCAAGTCTTAGTGCGGTCTATGAAGAAATATTGGTCGCTGCCACCGATGGCACTTTAGCGGCGGATATTCGTCCATTGGTACGTTTATCGATTTCTGTTTTGGTGGAACAAGATGGCAAACGTGAGCGCGGTAGCTGTGGAGCCGGCGGTCGTTTTGCATTGGATTGGTTCTTCGATGTTGTAGAGGGTGAAATGCGCGCGGTAGGTTTTGCTAAGGAAGCTGTACGTCAAGCATTAGTCAATCTTAATGCGGTGGCCGCTCCGGCCGGTTTGATGCCGGTGGTACTGGGAGCCGGCTGGCCGGGAGTATTGCTGCATGAGGCTGTGGGCCATGGTTTGGAAGGCGATTTCAACCGCAAAGAAAGCTCCTTATTTTCCGGTCGAATTGGTGAATTAGTGACTTCGCCTTTATGCACCATCGTAGATGACGGGACTTTACAGAATCGTCGCGGTTCTTTGACAGTGGATGATGAAGGGGTTCCGAGCCAATGCAATGTGCTAATTAAAGACGGTATTTTGCAAGGGTATATGCAGGATAAAATGAATGCCCGCTTAATGGGCGTTGCGCCGACCGGTAATGGCCGTCGCGAATCCTATGCGCATTTACCGATGCCACGTATGACGAACACCTACATGTTGGCAGGGGAAAGTCGTTTCGAAGATTTAATCGCTTCCGTGGAGCAGGGCATTTATGCGCCTTATTTTGGTGGAGGCCAAGTGGACATCACTTCCGGTAAATTCGTATTTTCCACCGCAGAAGCCTATTTGATTGAAAAAGGCAAAATTACCAAGCCGGTGAAAGGAGCTACTCTTATCGGCAGCGGTATTGAGGTGATGCAAAAGATTTCAATGGTGGCCGATGAAACCTCCATTGATTTAGGCATCGGCGTATGCGGTAAAAATGGTCAAAGTGTTCCGGTGGGGGTAGGACAGCCAGCCTTAAAAATTGACGAAATCACCGTGGGCGGGACCAATTAA
- the dolP gene encoding division/outer membrane stress-associated lipid-binding lipoprotein yields the protein MKSNKLKKLAFIIGASIALQGCVAAVLGGAAVGTKVATDPRTTGTQLDDETLEMRVENAVEKDQQVKSEGRVNAVSYSKRILLIGQVPSETAKETAGSLAKGVDGVKEVYNELRVGPKVTIGQISKDSWITTQVKSKLFVGNNVKATDVKVITENNEVFLLGDVTQSQGDAAAEIASKIGGVQKVVKVFNYLH from the coding sequence ATGAAAAGCAACAAACTAAAAAAACTCGCCTTTATCATCGGCGCCTCCATCGCTCTACAGGGCTGTGTGGCGGCAGTGTTAGGCGGTGCTGCAGTGGGCACTAAAGTTGCCACCGATCCACGTACCACCGGCACCCAATTGGATGATGAAACCCTAGAAATGCGGGTAGAAAATGCCGTTGAAAAAGATCAACAAGTAAAATCCGAAGGGCGCGTGAATGCCGTATCCTACAGCAAACGTATCCTCTTAATCGGCCAAGTACCAAGCGAAACCGCTAAAGAAACCGCCGGTAGTCTAGCCAAAGGCGTCGATGGAGTGAAAGAGGTTTACAACGAATTACGCGTTGGCCCGAAAGTAACCATTGGCCAAATCAGTAAAGACAGCTGGATCACCACGCAAGTGAAATCCAAACTCTTTGTTGGGAATAACGTTAAAGCTACCGATGTAAAAGTGATTACGGAAAACAATGAAGTCTTCTTACTGGGTGATGTCACCCAAAGTCAAGGGGATGCTGCTGCAGAAATCGCAAGCAAAATCGGCGGTGTGCAAAAAGTTGTTAAAGTATTTAACTACCTCCACTAA
- the pntA gene encoding Re/Si-specific NAD(P)(+) transhydrogenase subunit alpha, giving the protein MLIGVPKELLAGENRVAATPKTVGQILKLGFDVLIEHDAGFNASFEDQAFLDAGAKIGTAQDVWQADIIFKVNPPTSDEIAQMKEGATLVGFIWRAQNPELMAQLTAKKINVLAMDAVPRISRAQSLDALSSMANISGYRAIIEAANAFGSFFTGQITAAGKVPPAKVLVIGAGVAGLAAIGAANSLGAIVRAFDSRPEVKEQVQSMGASFLEIDFKEEGGSGDGYAKVMSEEFNRRAMALYAEQAKEVDIIVTTAAIPGKPAPRLITKEMVDSMKPGSVIVDLAAATGGNCAYTEAGKVITTENQVKVIGYTDFPSRLPTQSSQLYGTNLVNLLKLLCKEKDGNITIDFDDVVLRGVTVVRDGEEIPPAQIQVSAQPKQAAQAAPQAAKKEEKPTDPRVKYGIMAGVGALFLWLASVAPAAFLSHFTVFVLACVVGYYVVWNVSHALHTPLMAVTNAISGIIVVGALLQISQPGGNFFINILAFVAILVASINIFGGFRVTQRMLAMFRKG; this is encoded by the coding sequence ATGTTAATTGGTGTACCTAAAGAACTGCTTGCGGGCGAGAACCGGGTTGCGGCAACGCCGAAAACCGTCGGGCAGATTTTAAAACTTGGCTTTGATGTGCTGATTGAGCACGATGCCGGTTTTAATGCCAGCTTTGAAGATCAGGCCTTTTTGGATGCCGGTGCAAAAATCGGCACCGCGCAGGACGTGTGGCAAGCGGATATTATTTTCAAAGTGAATCCGCCAACATCGGACGAAATAGCCCAAATGAAAGAAGGCGCGACCTTGGTCGGCTTTATTTGGCGCGCACAGAATCCGGAATTGATGGCGCAATTAACCGCCAAGAAAATTAATGTGTTGGCAATGGATGCCGTGCCACGGATTTCCCGTGCACAATCCCTCGATGCGTTAAGCTCAATGGCAAATATTTCCGGTTATCGTGCCATTATTGAAGCGGCAAATGCATTCGGTAGCTTCTTCACCGGACAAATTACCGCGGCAGGTAAAGTACCACCGGCCAAAGTGTTGGTCATCGGTGCCGGTGTTGCAGGTCTTGCTGCAATCGGTGCAGCGAACAGCTTAGGTGCTATCGTTCGTGCCTTTGACTCCCGTCCGGAAGTGAAAGAGCAAGTGCAAAGTATGGGTGCTTCTTTCTTGGAAATCGATTTTAAAGAAGAAGGCGGTAGTGGTGATGGTTATGCCAAAGTTATGTCGGAAGAATTTAATCGCCGTGCAATGGCTCTTTATGCCGAACAAGCCAAAGAAGTGGATATTATCGTGACGACCGCTGCGATTCCGGGCAAACCGGCACCGCGTTTAATCACCAAAGAAATGGTCGATTCCATGAAACCGGGTTCCGTGATCGTGGACTTAGCTGCTGCTACCGGTGGTAACTGTGCCTATACCGAAGCTGGTAAAGTGATCACTACGGAGAATCAAGTAAAAGTGATCGGCTATACGGACTTCCCAAGCCGTTTACCAACCCAGTCTTCACAACTTTACGGCACCAATTTGGTGAATTTATTGAAATTGTTGTGTAAAGAAAAAGACGGCAATATCACTATCGATTTTGATGATGTTGTATTACGTGGGGTAACCGTGGTACGTGATGGGGAAGAAATTCCACCGGCACAAATTCAGGTTTCCGCACAACCAAAACAAGCAGCACAAGCTGCACCACAAGCCGCTAAGAAAGAAGAAAAACCGACGGATCCGCGCGTGAAATATGGCATAATGGCGGGTGTCGGCGCATTATTCTTATGGTTGGCTTCCGTTGCTCCGGCAGCGTTCCTTTCCCACTTTACGGTATTCGTATTGGCTTGTGTCGTTGGCTACTATGTGGTTTGGAATGTGAGCCATGCCTTGCACACCCCATTAATGGCGGTAACCAATGCGATCTCCGGGATTATCGTGGTAGGCGCTTTATTACAAATCAGCCAACCGGGTGGTAATTTCTTTATTAATATTTTAGCCTTCGTGGCGATTCTGGTAGCCAGCATTAATATCTTTGGTGGTTTCCGGGTGACCCAACGGATGTTGGCAATGTTTAGAAAAGGTTAA
- a CDS encoding peptide ABC transporter substrate-binding protein: MRNSTLGLTALLGCLLLGGCDKLNSPPKTSSAQNGMQTEAPTPTQENAYSRLTRRVNGALVADPWRLENEEQQALVRDLLEGLTIYDPAGKVIGGLAESWQTQDNKLWRFNLRENLHWANGAPLTAAELVQSFQALAISDTPLKQYLAYMNLGNAQAVLSGQMPPEQLQISAPDERTLIFQLDKPTPYLPAMLAHAILLPHVLDEKGELQINGAYLQQSVDEKGVHLVKNPYYYDLQKGHFAQVDYLSSSNSERADIFFAPPQPADNVQYFPKLCSYFYEFNLRDPRLQNAAVRKAIASLISVRSITDNEMPHAIASSYFLPKAMLNGQDSQWEPVVAEQLLAQQKIDEHHPLQLHILYDNRPLHQQIANRLTRSLAQSDMLRVSAQSVDWPQLQEKRVAGEFQLIRSGWCADFHHPMAFLSLFYSHSPDNKSGYADKDYDRLFEQALKSTSESEQAALYLQLSAHIQNQNLLLPLFQYTEAVDIAPDLGGVEKNPVGVIYSKDLFRQVTGNAPIEN; this comes from the coding sequence ATGCGTAATTCAACCCTGGGGCTGACCGCCTTGCTTGGTTGTCTGTTGCTTGGCGGCTGTGACAAACTTAACAGCCCGCCGAAAACCTCATCGGCACAAAATGGGATGCAAACTGAAGCTCCTACACCAACGCAGGAAAATGCTTATTCTCGTTTAACCCGTCGCGTGAATGGCGCGCTGGTGGCGGATCCGTGGCGTTTGGAAAATGAGGAACAACAGGCATTAGTGCGTGATTTACTGGAAGGCCTCACTATTTATGATCCGGCCGGTAAGGTCATTGGTGGATTGGCTGAAAGTTGGCAAACCCAAGACAATAAATTATGGCGGTTTAATTTACGGGAAAATTTGCATTGGGCCAACGGTGCGCCTTTAACTGCAGCTGAATTGGTGCAAAGCTTTCAGGCTTTAGCCATTTCCGATACGCCGCTTAAGCAATATTTAGCCTACATGAACTTGGGCAATGCGCAGGCCGTTTTAAGTGGGCAAATGCCTCCCGAACAATTACAAATTAGCGCACCGGATGAACGTACGCTGATTTTTCAATTGGATAAACCAACACCTTATTTGCCGGCTATGTTAGCTCACGCGATTTTATTGCCACATGTTCTTGACGAAAAAGGAGAGTTACAGATTAACGGTGCCTATCTACAACAATCGGTGGATGAAAAGGGCGTTCATTTAGTAAAAAATCCATATTATTATGATTTACAAAAAGGCCACTTCGCCCAAGTAGATTATCTTTCCTCAAGTAATTCAGAGCGGGCGGATATTTTCTTTGCTCCGCCACAACCTGCGGACAACGTGCAATATTTTCCAAAGCTGTGTAGTTATTTTTATGAATTCAATTTGCGTGATCCGCGCCTACAAAATGCCGCTGTACGCAAAGCCATTGCTTCATTAATTTCGGTGCGTTCTATCACCGATAACGAAATGCCACACGCTATTGCTAGTTCTTATTTTTTACCAAAAGCGATGCTCAATGGGCAGGATTCGCAATGGGAGCCGGTGGTCGCAGAGCAGTTATTAGCACAGCAAAAAATTGATGAGCATCATCCGCTACAGCTGCATATTCTGTATGACAATCGCCCCTTGCATCAACAAATAGCCAATCGCTTAACTCGTAGCTTGGCGCAATCGGATATGTTGCGGGTGAGTGCACAAAGCGTTGATTGGCCGCAGCTACAGGAAAAACGTGTGGCGGGAGAGTTTCAGTTGATTCGCTCCGGCTGGTGTGCCGATTTTCATCATCCGATGGCATTTTTGTCACTGTTTTATTCGCATAGTCCGGATAATAAAAGCGGTTATGCCGATAAGGACTATGATCGTCTATTTGAGCAGGCCTTAAAAAGTACCTCGGAAAGTGAGCAGGCAGCACTTTATCTACAATTGAGCGCGCATATTCAAAATCAAAATCTGCTATTGCCACTATTCCAATATACGGAAGCAGTGGATATTGCGCCGGATCTCGGTGGTGTAGAGAAGAATCCGGTAGGCGTTATTTATAGCAAGGATTTATTCCGACAGGTCACGGGAAACGCCCCTATAGAAAACTAA
- a CDS encoding penicillin-binding protein activator — translation MSILLQGSRFKKRLMPILLSVALAGCSNLFGSSFTETLQRDANASSEFYMNKLEQAQDAEDKQTYKLLAARVLIDENKIAQSEALLGELGELNDKQKLDKTLIDARIAASKGDSNQVTMLLNSLDLSKLSPSQKSRYFEAQAIAAEKSGDNLGAVKARIRMDENLTDVQRRQANVDKSWSLLRATNSGVINNASDEGSPALGGWLTLIKAYNDNINQPMQLSQALQNWKAAYPNHSAATLFPKELQSLLNFQQTNLAQIGLLLPLSGDGSILGTTIQSGFNDAKGSSTLPVQIFDTSNTTVDEIVAQAKAAGIKALVGPLLKQNVDTVMNNAANLQGIDVLTLNTTQNPRAINQMCYYGLAPEDEAQSAANKMWQDGVRNPVVAMPQNELGQRVGNAFNVRWQQLSGNDANVRYYNLTADVPYFVQGSSAPAIYLIASPSEAEEIKGYLDQSTPNSKIYASSRINAAANGEEFASKMNGVQFSDIPFFKQADSEQYQKIASSTGGEYQLMRLYAMGADAWLMINHFNELRQVPGYRLSGLTGVLSAGPNCNIERDMTWFQYQDGKAVAIAN, via the coding sequence ATGTCTATTCTATTACAAGGCTCGCGTTTTAAAAAACGTTTAATGCCGATTTTATTGTCCGTTGCGTTAGCGGGCTGTTCCAATCTTTTTGGTAGCAGTTTTACCGAAACTCTCCAACGCGATGCCAATGCCAGTTCTGAGTTTTACATGAATAAACTCGAACAGGCACAAGATGCTGAAGATAAACAAACCTATAAATTACTCGCAGCCCGTGTCTTGATCGATGAAAACAAAATTGCGCAATCGGAAGCCCTACTTGGTGAATTGGGTGAATTAAACGATAAGCAAAAATTAGATAAAACCTTGATCGATGCCCGCATTGCTGCCTCTAAAGGCGATAGTAATCAAGTCACCATGCTACTAAACAGTTTGGATTTGAGTAAACTGAGCCCATCACAAAAATCCCGCTATTTTGAAGCGCAAGCCATTGCAGCAGAAAAGAGCGGAGATAACCTTGGGGCTGTTAAAGCTCGTATCAGAATGGATGAAAATCTAACCGATGTACAGCGCCGTCAAGCCAACGTGGATAAAAGTTGGAGTCTATTACGCGCAACTAATAGTGGCGTGATCAATAATGCTTCTGATGAGGGTAGCCCGGCATTAGGGGGCTGGTTAACCCTAATCAAAGCCTACAACGACAACATCAATCAACCAATGCAATTAAGCCAAGCGCTCCAAAATTGGAAAGCTGCCTATCCAAACCATTCTGCGGCAACCCTATTCCCGAAAGAATTGCAAAGCTTATTGAATTTCCAACAAACTAACCTGGCGCAAATCGGTTTATTACTTCCACTCAGCGGCGATGGTTCTATTTTAGGTACCACTATTCAATCCGGTTTTAACGATGCCAAAGGTTCTTCAACCTTACCGGTACAAATTTTTGATACCTCTAACACTACTGTAGATGAAATCGTTGCACAAGCTAAAGCGGCCGGAATTAAAGCCTTAGTGGGTCCGTTATTGAAACAAAATGTCGATACGGTAATGAACAATGCTGCCAATTTGCAAGGAATTGACGTACTGACCTTGAATACCACACAAAATCCTCGTGCAATAAACCAAATGTGTTATTACGGTCTTGCACCGGAAGATGAAGCGCAATCCGCTGCGAATAAAATGTGGCAGGACGGTGTACGCAACCCAGTCGTAGCAATGCCGCAAAACGAATTAGGACAACGTGTGGGTAATGCCTTTAACGTTCGTTGGCAACAACTTTCCGGTAATGATGCAAATGTCCGTTACTATAACCTCACTGCGGATGTGCCTTACTTCGTACAAGGTAGCAGCGCACCAGCCATTTACCTTATTGCTTCGCCAAGTGAAGCGGAGGAAATCAAAGGCTATTTGGATCAAAGTACACCAAACAGCAAAATTTACGCCAGTTCCCGAATCAATGCTGCGGCTAATGGTGAAGAATTTGCTAGCAAAATGAATGGCGTGCAATTCAGCGATATTCCATTCTTCAAACAGGCAGATTCCGAGCAATATCAAAAAATTGCCAGCTCCACGGGTGGTGAATACCAATTGATGCGTCTTTATGCGATGGGTGCTGATGCTTGGCTGATGATCAACCATTTCAACGAGTTACGCCAAGTGCCGGGCTATCGTCTGAGCGGTTTAACCGGGGTATTAAGTGCCGGTCCTAACTGTAATATCGAACGTGATATGACTTGGTTCCAATACCAAGACGGCAAAGCGGTGGCGATAGCTAACTAA
- the rsmI gene encoding 16S rRNA (cytidine(1402)-2'-O)-methyltransferase, with product MNDLSGILYIVATPIGNLSDITQRALQTFAEVDLIAAEDTRHSGLLLSHYGIKKPFFALHDHNEQEKAQVLVEKLKNGTHIALISDAGTPLISDPGFHLVRQCREAGIKVVPLPGACAAITALCASGIASDRFCFEGFLPAKSKARKDKLESLLEEERTLIFYESTHRILETLADMQEVLGEDRYVVLAREITKTWETIVGDRLITLRQWLSEDANRTKGEMVVIVEGKAKLDKEAEFSAQAIKALRLISQELPLKKAAAIVAELYGYKKNALYQFGLDNL from the coding sequence ATGAATGATTTAAGCGGAATTTTATATATAGTTGCCACCCCCATTGGCAACCTTTCGGACATTACTCAACGGGCACTACAAACCTTTGCGGAGGTGGATTTAATTGCTGCTGAAGATACCCGACATAGCGGTCTATTGTTGAGTCATTACGGCATTAAGAAACCGTTTTTTGCACTACATGATCATAATGAACAAGAAAAAGCCCAAGTATTAGTGGAAAAACTTAAAAATGGAACCCATATCGCTCTGATTTCCGATGCCGGTACACCGTTAATCAGCGATCCGGGGTTTCATTTGGTGCGCCAATGTCGTGAAGCGGGGATTAAAGTGGTGCCTTTACCGGGGGCTTGTGCAGCGATAACCGCGCTCTGTGCTTCAGGTATAGCTTCCGATCGTTTCTGCTTCGAGGGATTTTTACCGGCGAAAAGCAAAGCGCGCAAAGATAAATTGGAAAGTTTGCTCGAGGAAGAACGTACCTTAATTTTTTACGAATCGACCCACCGCATTTTAGAAACCCTTGCCGATATGCAAGAGGTATTGGGAGAAGATCGCTATGTGGTGCTTGCTCGTGAAATTACTAAAACCTGGGAAACTATAGTAGGTGATCGATTGATTACTCTACGCCAATGGCTAAGCGAAGATGCTAATCGAACCAAAGGTGAAATGGTCGTGATTGTTGAGGGAAAAGCGAAGTTGGATAAAGAAGCGGAGTTTTCTGCTCAGGCAATTAAAGCTCTCCGCTTAATTTCACAGGAATTACCACTTAAAAAAGCAGCAGCGATTGTAGCGGAACTTTATGGTTATAAGAAAAATGCCTTATATCAATTCGGCTTGGATAACCTTTAG
- the pntB gene encoding Re/Si-specific NAD(P)(+) transhydrogenase subunit beta: MSEGFVQAAYIIAALLFIMSLAGLSKHETAKAGCWFGIVGMAIALVTTIFGPHSEGTLWIIIAMIVGGIIGVQRALKVEMTEMPELVAILHSFVGLAAVLVGFNSYGLHHEAVMPENLDAVAQAAFLAEQATLSNIHNVEVFLGIFIGAVTFTGSVVAFGKLSGKINSKALMLPHRHKLNLAALVVSAFLLVAFVKNPESIFPVLIMTVIALAFGWHLVASIGGADMPVVVSMLNSYSGWAAAAAGFMLNNDLLIVTGALVGSSGAILSYIMCKAMNRSFISVIAGGFGNDVQAASDEEHGEHRETTAEEVADMLKNASSVIITPGYGMAVAQAQYPVADLTAKLRERGVNVRFGIHPVAGRLPGHMNVLLAEAKVPYDVVLEMDEINDDFADTDVVLVIGANDTVNPAAMEDPNSPIAGMPVLEVWKAQNVVVFKRSMAVGYAGVQNPLFFKENTQMLFGDAKERVDDILKALN; the protein is encoded by the coding sequence ATGTCTGAAGGTTTCGTACAGGCGGCTTATATTATTGCCGCACTCTTATTCATCATGAGCTTAGCCGGCCTTTCCAAACACGAAACGGCTAAAGCCGGTTGTTGGTTCGGTATCGTCGGGATGGCGATTGCGTTGGTGACCACCATTTTCGGGCCACATTCCGAAGGTACATTGTGGATCATCATTGCGATGATCGTCGGTGGCATTATCGGCGTACAACGCGCATTAAAAGTAGAAATGACTGAAATGCCGGAATTGGTCGCAATTTTGCACAGTTTCGTTGGTTTGGCGGCCGTATTAGTCGGCTTTAACAGCTACGGTTTGCACCATGAAGCGGTTATGCCGGAAAATCTGGATGCTGTCGCGCAAGCTGCATTCTTAGCTGAACAGGCCACTTTGAGCAACATTCATAACGTGGAAGTGTTCCTAGGCATCTTTATTGGTGCGGTGACTTTCACCGGTTCTGTGGTTGCATTCGGTAAACTCAGCGGCAAAATTAATTCTAAAGCTTTAATGTTACCGCATCGCCATAAACTCAATTTAGCAGCATTAGTTGTTTCCGCTTTCTTGTTGGTGGCCTTTGTGAAAAATCCTGAAAGCATCTTCCCGGTATTGATTATGACTGTGATTGCTCTTGCTTTCGGTTGGCACTTAGTTGCTTCTATCGGTGGTGCTGACATGCCGGTAGTGGTATCCATGTTGAACTCTTACTCCGGTTGGGCCGCTGCAGCAGCAGGCTTTATGCTCAATAATGATTTACTGATCGTAACCGGTGCATTAGTGGGTTCTTCCGGTGCGATTCTTTCTTACATCATGTGTAAGGCGATGAATCGTTCATTTATCAGCGTTATTGCCGGTGGTTTCGGTAACGATGTACAAGCTGCCTCCGATGAAGAGCACGGCGAACACCGTGAGACTACGGCGGAAGAAGTGGCCGATATGCTAAAAAATGCCAGTTCTGTCATTATTACTCCAGGATATGGTATGGCGGTGGCTCAAGCGCAATATCCGGTGGCTGATTTAACTGCCAAATTGCGTGAGCGCGGTGTGAATGTCCGTTTCGGTATCCATCCGGTTGCTGGTCGTTTACCGGGACACATGAACGTATTGTTGGCGGAAGCTAAAGTCCCTTACGATGTCGTATTGGAAATGGATGAAATCAACGATGATTTCGCCGATACTGATGTTGTCTTGGTTATCGGTGCCAACGACACCGTAAACCCTGCGGCAATGGAAGATCCGAACAGTCCGATTGCCGGTATGCCGGTATTGGAAGTTTGGAAAGCACAAAATGTGGTGGTATTCAAACGTTCCATGGCAGTAGGTTATGCTGGGGTACAAAATCCGTTGTTCTTTAAAGAAAATACGCAAATGTTATTCGGCGATGCTAAAGAGCGTGTGGATGATATTTTAAAAGCGTTAAATTAA
- a CDS encoding YbaN family protein: MKYLYVLLGFISLALGIIGIFLPILPTTPFLLLTLFLFAKGSSRLEQWFLQTELYRKHLQSFHERRSLSKKSKIAILSFASTMLLIGFYMTPSMLGRVLIIMVILIKYWFFLFWVKTEDA, translated from the coding sequence ATGAAATACCTTTATGTTTTATTAGGATTTATTTCCCTTGCCCTCGGGATTATCGGCATTTTTCTACCGATTTTACCAACCACGCCTTTTTTATTACTCACCCTTTTCTTATTCGCTAAAGGTTCAAGCCGTTTGGAACAATGGTTTTTACAAACAGAATTGTATCGTAAACACTTACAATCCTTCCATGAGCGCCGTTCCTTGAGTAAAAAAAGTAAAATCGCGATTTTATCCTTTGCTTCAACAATGTTGCTTATCGGTTTTTATATGACACCGAGCATGCTGGGGCGAGTGTTGATTATTATGGTGATCCTGATTAAATATTGGTTCTTCTTATTCTGGGTAAAAACCGAAGATGCGTAA